GGCCGGCAGCGCCAGCTTGGCGATGAGCGTGAGGTCGTTGAAGGCGCGCATCCCGGATCCCCGACGCGGGCGGCCCCGACCCGGCTCGGTCGCGTCCTCCCGCAGGCTAGTGATGACACGAGCTATTCATGCCCGGGTTAAGGGATCATTTCTGTATCACATCGTATCGATGCGACGATCGTAGTCGATTTTCGAACATTCGTCTGACGGCACGTCATCCAATACGTCGCCTGCAAAATATTTCTACTTCGAAACTGCTTATCCCTGCGGCATGCCGCACAGACCGTGAGCAGATGGAGCCTTCCCCGGTCGGACTCGACGGGTCATCGGCCGCGCTCGGTCGACGGCACTCCGCGTCGCCTGCACGATATCGCCTGCCGCTGGGTCATTGGCGGTCGCCAAGGCAGTCGCCAATTCCCGGCGGACGCGGTAAACGCGTTCGTAACCAGTCAGAACGGGGGCTGTCAGGCCATGAGCGAATCCACCGACCGGTTCAAGCGCGCGCCCAAGCGCAAACCTGCGCAGGCGCGCACCCTCACGGTCTCGCCCGAGGCCAAGGCCGCCTACGAGAAGCTGATCCGCGAGAAGGAGGAGCGCGAGACCTACGCCCGCAACCTCCCCGCCGACCAGAAGCCGCGCTGACACCCGGTCCCCACGCCCGGCCCTACTCCTTGTCGAACGGGTTCTTCGAGGTCCGGAGCGACAGGCGGATCGGCACGCCCGGCAGCTCGAAAGCCTCGCGCAGGCTGTTGACGAGGTAGCGGGTGTAGGATTTCGGCAGCGCGTCGAGCTGGTTGCCGAACAGGGCGAAGTGCGGCGGGCGCGACTTCACCTGGGTGGCGTAGCGGATCTTGATGCGCCGGCCGGACACCGCCGGCGGCGGGTTGGCCTGCGTCGCCTCGCCGAGCCACTGGTTGATCTTGGCGGTCGAGACGCGGCGGTTCCAGACCTCGGCGGTCGAGACCACGGCGTGCATCAGCCGGTCGATGCCCTCGCCGGCGAGCCCCGAGAGCGGCACCACCGCCGCGCCCCGCACCTGCGGCAGCAGGCGGGTCGCCTTCTCCTTGAGCTCCTTCAGGAGCCCGGGCTGGTCGGCGACGAGGTCCCACTTGTTGAGGCCGATGACGAGGGCGCGTCCCTCCGACTCGACGAGGTCGACGATGGTGAGGTCCTGCTTCTCGAACGGGATCGTGGCGTCGAGGAGCACCACCACCACCTCGGCGAAGCGCACCGCCCGCAAGCCGTCGGAGACCGCGAGCTTCTCGAGCTTGTCGTCGACCCGGGCGCGCCGGCGCATCCCGGCGGTGTCGTGCAGCTTGATCCGGCGGCCGCGCCACTCCCAGTCGAGCGAGATCGAATCGCGGGTGATGCCGGCCTCGGGCCCGACCAGCAGCCGGTCCTCGCCGAGCATCCGGTTGATCAGCGTCGACTTGCCGGCATTCGGGCGGCCGACGATCGCGACCTTGAGCGGCTTGCCCTCGCCGCCCTCCTCGTCGTCCTCGTCGTCGGGCTCCGGCAGCACGGCCTCGAGCGCGTCGAGGAGATCGCCCAGGCCCTCGCCGTGCTCGGCCGAGACCGGCACCGGATCGCCGAGGCCCAGCGCGAAGGCCTCGTAGGCGCCGGCCATCCCGGCCCCGCCCTCGGCCTTGTTGGCGAGCAGGATGACGGGCTTGTCGGCGCGGCGGACCAGCTCGGCGAAGGGCTGGTCGGCCGGCAGCAGGCCGGCGCGGGCGTCGATCACGAACAGGACCGCGTCGGCCTCGGCGATGGCGGCCTCGGTCTGGGCCCGCATGCGGCCGGCGAGCGAATCGGCCTCGGCCTCCTCGAGGCCGGCGGTGTCGAGGATGCGGAAGCGCAGGTGGCCGAGGCGCACCTCGCCCTCGCGCCGGTCGCGGGTCACGCCCGGGCGGTCGTCGACGAGGGCGAGCTTGCGGCCGACGAGGCGGTTGAACAGCGTCGACTTGCCGACGTTGGGACGCCCGACGATCGCGACGATGGGCATCGACATGGAGGTCTTCCTGAACATAGCAGCGGGCGGGCACGCCGCGAGGCGCG
The sequence above is drawn from the Methylobacterium terrae genome and encodes:
- the der gene encoding ribosome biogenesis GTPase Der gives rise to the protein MSMPIVAIVGRPNVGKSTLFNRLVGRKLALVDDRPGVTRDRREGEVRLGHLRFRILDTAGLEEAEADSLAGRMRAQTEAAIAEADAVLFVIDARAGLLPADQPFAELVRRADKPVILLANKAEGGAGMAGAYEAFALGLGDPVPVSAEHGEGLGDLLDALEAVLPEPDDEDDEEGGEGKPLKVAIVGRPNAGKSTLINRMLGEDRLLVGPEAGITRDSISLDWEWRGRRIKLHDTAGMRRRARVDDKLEKLAVSDGLRAVRFAEVVVVLLDATIPFEKQDLTIVDLVESEGRALVIGLNKWDLVADQPGLLKELKEKATRLLPQVRGAAVVPLSGLAGEGIDRLMHAVVSTAEVWNRRVSTAKINQWLGEATQANPPPAVSGRRIKIRYATQVKSRPPHFALFGNQLDALPKSYTRYLVNSLREAFELPGVPIRLSLRTSKNPFDKE